From the Panthera leo isolate Ple1 chromosome C1, P.leo_Ple1_pat1.1, whole genome shotgun sequence genome, one window contains:
- the LOC122228286 gene encoding probable transmembrane reductase CYB561D1 isoform X3 produces MQPLEFCLCMAEAILLFSPEHSPFFFCSRKARIRLHWAGQTLAILCAALGLGFIISSRTRSELPHLVSWHSWVGALTLLATSGQALCGLCLLCPRAARVSRVARLKLYHLTCGLVVYLMATGTVFLGMHSVWFQAQIKGAAWYLCLALPLYPALVIMHQISSSYLPKKKMEM; encoded by the exons ATGCAGCCCCTGGAG TTCTGCCTCTGCATGGCTGAGGCCATCCTGCTCTTCTCGCCTGAGCACTCCCCGTTCTTCTTCTGCTCCCGAAAGGCTCGGATCCGACTCCACTGGGCAGGGCAGACCCTAGCCATCCTCTGTGCAGCCCTGGGCCTGGGCTTCATCATCTCCAGCAGGACCCGCAGTGAGCTGCCCCACCTGGTGTCCTGGCACAGCTGGGTAGGCGCTCTGACCCTGCTGGCCACTAGTGGTCAGGCACTATGTGGGCTCTGCCTCCTCTGTCCTCGAGCAGCCAGAGTCTCAAGGGTGGCTCGCCTCAAGCTCTACCATCTGACTTGTGGACTGGTGGTCTACCTGATGGCTACAGGAACGGTGTTCCTAGGCATGCACTCAGTGTGGTTCCAGGCCCAGATCAAAGGTGCAGCCTGGTACCTGTGCCTGGCACTGCCCCTCTATCCGGCCCTGGTGATCATGCACCAGATCTCCAGCTCCTACTtgccaaagaagaaaatggaaatgtaa
- the LOC122228286 gene encoding probable transmembrane reductase CYB561D1 isoform X1: protein MQPLEVGLVPAPAREPRLTRWLRRGSGILAHLVALGFTIFLTVLSRPGTSLFSWHPVFMALAFCLCMAEAILLFSPEHSPFFFCSRKARIRLHWAGQTLAILCAALGLGFIISSRTRSELPHLVSWHSWVGALTLLATSGQALCGLCLLCPRAARVSRVARLKLYHLTCGLVVYLMATGTVFLGMHSVWFQAQIKGAAWYLCLALPLYPALVIMHQISSSYLPKKKMEM from the exons ATGCAGCCCCTGGAGGTAGGTCTGGTTCCCGCTCCAGCGAGGGAGCCGAGACTGACCCGCTGGCTGCGGAGAGGCAGTGGGATCTTGGCGCACCTGGTGGCTTTGGGCTTCACCATCTTTCTGACTGTGCTGTCCCGGCCGGGAACCA GTCTTTTCTCCTGGCACCCTGTATTCATGGCCTTGGCG TTCTGCCTCTGCATGGCTGAGGCCATCCTGCTCTTCTCGCCTGAGCACTCCCCGTTCTTCTTCTGCTCCCGAAAGGCTCGGATCCGACTCCACTGGGCAGGGCAGACCCTAGCCATCCTCTGTGCAGCCCTGGGCCTGGGCTTCATCATCTCCAGCAGGACCCGCAGTGAGCTGCCCCACCTGGTGTCCTGGCACAGCTGGGTAGGCGCTCTGACCCTGCTGGCCACTAGTGGTCAGGCACTATGTGGGCTCTGCCTCCTCTGTCCTCGAGCAGCCAGAGTCTCAAGGGTGGCTCGCCTCAAGCTCTACCATCTGACTTGTGGACTGGTGGTCTACCTGATGGCTACAGGAACGGTGTTCCTAGGCATGCACTCAGTGTGGTTCCAGGCCCAGATCAAAGGTGCAGCCTGGTACCTGTGCCTGGCACTGCCCCTCTATCCGGCCCTGGTGATCATGCACCAGATCTCCAGCTCCTACTtgccaaagaagaaaatggaaatgtaa
- the LOC122228286 gene encoding probable transmembrane reductase CYB561D1 isoform X4, whose translation MALAFCLCMAEAILLFSPEHSPFFFCSRKARIRLHWAGQTLAILCAALGLGFIISSRTRSELPHLVSWHSWVGALTLLATSGQALCGLCLLCPRAARVSRVARLKLYHLTCGLVVYLMATGTVFLGMHSVWFQAQIKGAAWYLCLALPLYPALVIMHQISSSYLPKKKMEM comes from the exons ATGGCCTTGGCG TTCTGCCTCTGCATGGCTGAGGCCATCCTGCTCTTCTCGCCTGAGCACTCCCCGTTCTTCTTCTGCTCCCGAAAGGCTCGGATCCGACTCCACTGGGCAGGGCAGACCCTAGCCATCCTCTGTGCAGCCCTGGGCCTGGGCTTCATCATCTCCAGCAGGACCCGCAGTGAGCTGCCCCACCTGGTGTCCTGGCACAGCTGGGTAGGCGCTCTGACCCTGCTGGCCACTAGTGGTCAGGCACTATGTGGGCTCTGCCTCCTCTGTCCTCGAGCAGCCAGAGTCTCAAGGGTGGCTCGCCTCAAGCTCTACCATCTGACTTGTGGACTGGTGGTCTACCTGATGGCTACAGGAACGGTGTTCCTAGGCATGCACTCAGTGTGGTTCCAGGCCCAGATCAAAGGTGCAGCCTGGTACCTGTGCCTGGCACTGCCCCTCTATCCGGCCCTGGTGATCATGCACCAGATCTCCAGCTCCTACTtgccaaagaagaaaatggaaatgtaa
- the LOC122228286 gene encoding probable transmembrane reductase CYB561D1 isoform X2 yields the protein MPVGKHPAFGRRAAFLRLREFCLCMAEAILLFSPEHSPFFFCSRKARIRLHWAGQTLAILCAALGLGFIISSRTRSELPHLVSWHSWVGALTLLATSGQALCGLCLLCPRAARVSRVARLKLYHLTCGLVVYLMATGTVFLGMHSVWFQAQIKGAAWYLCLALPLYPALVIMHQISSSYLPKKKMEM from the exons ATGCCCGTAGGGAAGCATCCAGCCTTTGGAAGACGTGCAGCctttctgaggctcagagag TTCTGCCTCTGCATGGCTGAGGCCATCCTGCTCTTCTCGCCTGAGCACTCCCCGTTCTTCTTCTGCTCCCGAAAGGCTCGGATCCGACTCCACTGGGCAGGGCAGACCCTAGCCATCCTCTGTGCAGCCCTGGGCCTGGGCTTCATCATCTCCAGCAGGACCCGCAGTGAGCTGCCCCACCTGGTGTCCTGGCACAGCTGGGTAGGCGCTCTGACCCTGCTGGCCACTAGTGGTCAGGCACTATGTGGGCTCTGCCTCCTCTGTCCTCGAGCAGCCAGAGTCTCAAGGGTGGCTCGCCTCAAGCTCTACCATCTGACTTGTGGACTGGTGGTCTACCTGATGGCTACAGGAACGGTGTTCCTAGGCATGCACTCAGTGTGGTTCCAGGCCCAGATCAAAGGTGCAGCCTGGTACCTGTGCCTGGCACTGCCCCTCTATCCGGCCCTGGTGATCATGCACCAGATCTCCAGCTCCTACTtgccaaagaagaaaatggaaatgtaa
- the AMIGO1 gene encoding amphoterin-induced protein 1: MQPQRDPRGLWLLLLSLFLLLFEVARAARPVVSCPAACLCASNILSCSKQQLPNVPHSLPSYTALLDLSHNNLSRLRAEWTPTRLIHLQSLLLSHNHLNFISSEAFSPVPNLRYLDLSSNQLRTLDEFLFSELQALEVLLLYNNHIMAVDRCAFDDMTQLQKLYLSQNQISRFPLELVKEGAKLPKLTLLDLSSNKLKNLPLPDLQKLPAWVKNGLYLHNNPLHCDCELYQLFSHWQYRQLSSVMDFQEDLYCMSSKKLHNVFNLSFLNCSEYKERAWEAHLGDTLTIKCDTKQQGMTKVWVTPSNERVLDEVANSTVTVSKDGSLHFQQVQVEDGGVYTCYAMGEAFNETLSVELKVYNFTLHGHHDTLNTAYTTLVGCILSVVLVLIYLYLTPCRCWCRGVEKPSSHQGDSLSSSMLSTTPNHDPMAGGDKDDGFDRRVAFLEPAGPGQGQNGKLKPGNTLPVPEATGKGQRRMSDPESVSSVFSDTPIVV; this comes from the coding sequence ATGCAACCCCAGCGTGACCCGCGAGGCCTCTGGCTCCTGCTGCTGTCCTTGTTCCTGCTCCTCTTTGAGGTGGCCAGGGCCGCCCGTCCTGTGGTTAGCTGCCCTGCTGCCTGCCTGTGCGCCAGCAACATCCTCAGTTGCTCCAAGCAGCAGCTGCCCAACGTGCCCCACTCCTTACCCAGCTACACCGCACTGTTAGACCTCAGCCACAACAACCTGAGTCGCCTGCGGGCGGAGTGGACGCCCACACGCCTGATCCACCTGCAGTCCCTGCTGCTGAGCCACAACCACCTGAACTTCATCTCCTCGGAGGCCTTTTCCCCAGTGCCCAACCTGCGCTACCTGGACCTCTCCTCCAACCAGCTCCGTACACTGGACGAGTTCCTGTTCAGTGAACTACAAGCGCTGGAGGTGCTGCTGCTCTACAATAACCATATTATGGCAGTGGACCGCTGCGCCTTCGACGACATGACCCAGCTGCAGAAACTCTACTTGAGCCAGAACCAGATTTCCCGCTTCCCTCTGGAGCTGGTTAAGGAAGGAGCCAAGCTACCCAAACTAACACTCCTGGATCTCTCCTCCAACAAGCTGAAGAACTTGCCATTGCCCGACCTGCAGAAGCTGCCGGCATGGGTCAAGAACGGGCTGTACCTGCACAACAACCCCCTGCACTGTGACTGTGAGCTCTACCAGCTCTTTTCGCACTGGCAGTACCGGCAGCTGAGCTCCGTGATGGACTTTCAGGAGGACCTGTACTGTATGAGCTCCAAAAAGCTGCACAATGTCTTCAACCTGAGTTTCCTCAACTGCAGCGAGTACAAGGAGCGTGCCTGGGAAGCCCACTTGGGTGACACCTTGACCATCAAGTGTGACACCAAGCAGCAGGGCATGACCAAGGTGTGGGTGACGCCAAGCAATGAACGGGTGCTAGATGAGGTGGCCAACAGCACAGTGACCGTGTCCAAGGACGGCAGTCTTCATTTCCAGCAGGTGCAGGTTGAGGATGGGGGTGTGTACACCTGCTACGCCATGGGGGAGGCTTTCAACGAGACACTGTCTGTGGAGTTGAAAGTGTATAATTTCACCTTGCACGGACACCACGACACCCTCAACACAGCCTATACCACCCTAGTGGGCTGTATCCTCAGTGTGGTCCTGGTCCTCATATACCTGTACCTAACCCCTTGCCGATGCTGGTGCCGGGGTGTCGAGAAACCATCAAGCCATCAAGGAGACAGCCTCAGCTCTTCCATGCTTAGTACCACACCCAATCACGATCCTATGGCCGGTGGGGACAAGGATGATGGTTTTGACCGGCGGGTGGCTTTCCTGGAGCCTGCTGGCCCCGGGCAGGGTCAAAATGGCAAGCTGAAGCCAGGCAACACCCTGCCAGTGCCCGAGGCAACAGGCAAGGGCCAGCGGAGGATGTCGGATCCAGAATCGGTCAGCTCGGTCTTCTCTGATACACCCATTGTGGTGTGA